The following is a genomic window from Hyperolius riggenbachi isolate aHypRig1 chromosome 4, aHypRig1.pri, whole genome shotgun sequence.
TTCACATGAGTGGTCTCAGTGGGGAAGAGGGGATTTCTGGGGCCAtagcatgatattgataagcaggcagcttatcaatatcatgctaTCAGTCATATTTAGCCCCAGAAATCCCCTCTTTTCCaacaccacacatgtatataaggGAAAACCACTCAGAAAACGACTAACTTTAttttaaaatcattaaaaaaaacagcacTCAGAAGCAATGCAGCAGCATCAGTGTGATTTTGCCATGCTCATCATTTATTCctactgctgcagctgctgcatcaGACACACAAGCAGTGTGTATGACACTCTGTTGTCACCTTGTCTGTGTCCACCATGGAGCCCTGGTaatgctgcagctgctgcctgtgtcctcaGAGCTGGCAGACTGTGcttgtctctctcacacacactctggtGCATGCCTTCCTGCCTGTGTCCActcactgcctgcagctcctgctcgaGTCTCTCTATGCCTGGGGGATTCAGGGGGGCACAGCCACGCAGGGGAACAGTCTCTCTGTCGCCCTTATGCCTGGCAGAACGAGTGGGGGGCGGGGTTAGAGGCGGGGGCTCACGAACATAGTAAACCCTACTCTGGAGGCTGTTGGCTGCTGCTATGAGGAGGGGGCGGGTTTAGAGGAGGAGGCTGAAGCAGAGAGCAGTGTTGACTGCCTCTATTGGCCAGGAGCAGAGGGGGGCGTGTATGGAGGCAGCGTTGGGCTCTCCTGAGCTCATAGCAGGGTTGCCGTAAATTAAACAAATGCACGGAAGGTATTCCCTATACTGTCTGACCGCGGGGCCTCCTTcagatgcggggcctggggcgaccgCCCCAGtggccccccccaaaggccgcctctgcccaggtggagggagaggtgactgtgggtgctaggtggagggagaggtcactgtgggttctgggggagggagaggtcactgtgggtgctaggttaagggagaggtcactgtgggtactgggtagggagaggtcagtatgcgtcctaggtggagggagaggtcactgtgagtgctaggggagggagtggtcactgggtactaggtggagggagaggtcactatgggtgctgggggaggtagaggtcagtatgggtcctaggtggagggagaggtcagtatgccacactagaattcctgtctgggcctcttcacttgaaagtgtcccaggcgggggcggagctccccgctggtgggcggggcttatcgcgaccaggggcggagcttattttgtgCGCGAGAgcggccttttttgaagattttaaaaaggggggtgcctgggcacccagagcaccccctgtgcacgtgcctggccaacatattacgcagcacttttACAACATAACTGCACTAATGCTCACCACATTACCGCTATAAAACATGGTGGACCATATCCATAGGTGTTTGGGTAAGGGTTATTGGGTTTAGCCAACATTGCCTGCAACACCCTTCTTAGTTTGCTTGTACTTAGACTATGGTCCGAAATAGGGCACTCACTATATATATTGGGTGgcacaggcgcccaaatttcacaATATAGATGCACTTTATAATGGCGCTTTTGGCAACGGCCAAGTTTCTGCCAATACCCACTCGGGTATGAGTGTGCCGTCTGTATCAGAAATAACACGTGGGGCCATATGCTATAAACCCtttctcttgagttttttcctaagtattttattttttcatcttcaatttggtATTCGTTTTAAgcaatttgcaatggaaaaagtaccaaaaagtaggcgaaaaagcACTTTCATAATTattatgagttttttttttttttgctagctggaagttttaaaggcattttattgacatgtttgaaaaaaatcccctagaagaaaactcaggaaaaaaaggtaattgcatatgggccatggtaggCATTAAGAGCCACTGATTGCAACTTGGGACTGTTGGCTATTTGGCCATTGTTAGTGGCCGGTTTGCAGAGTTCTATGGAACAGAGTTGAGATGTACATTTTCTTAATTTACCTGTTTAGTTCAAATAATTACATTGAAATTACTTGGAGACAGAACTCATATCAAATAGGTACACATGAAACCATACTCATGAAAATTTCCAATCTGTCCATGATTTTCTTTTTCACTGAAAAAAAGTCAATTAGTAAATGTATTGTTCATTCCCAGCTCATTCAGGTGATTTGTTGGTGGATTTCACAAACTCTTTCAGAATGCAGTAATAACATACTCCATCCAAAAAGCAGTTGATGTTAGATAGGCAAAGGCTCACTTGGATAAATATGCGCAGGGGGTTTGCATAGTCTTGAGAGATAAAGTTATTTTTCACCAGATGGTACAATAGCAACGACACATGGAAAGGTAAAAATGAGACTATGAAAGTCACCATATTTGCAACAAGAACCTTGATTGCCTTCATTTCTGTAGGATTGCTCAGGTTAGCTCGTGCTTTCTTCTTAAGCGTTCGAATGGTCAGAGTCGTACAAACTATTAGtagagcagcactgaaaagaaaTGCAGTCTCTATTATAATGACCAAGCTTTTGCTACTCCAAGTGCGACTTGAGAACCCGTAGAAACAGTGGGTGGCAGCAGCTTCTCTCAGACGAATGAAAAATCCAATCGATGCACCCCATACTACAATGCAGACCAAAACACACACCACCGTGGCTTTCATAGGAGACCTTAAGACCTTGGAATAAAAGGGATACTGTATGGCTATATAACGGTCCACACAGATGCACACCGAGGTCAGGAGGCTACCATACACATTAACAAAGTATAGACTCTCCAGGAAAGTGCAGACACCAAATCCCAGCTTCCAACCGTCCCCCACATAATATGCTCTTATTTTGAATGGCAGTGTGATTAATAGCAAGGAATCAAAGACAATCAAAGCAGCCATGTAAACTGTTGCTTCCATCCATTTCTTGATCCTGAAGAAGAGCATCCACATGGCTAACGTGTTAAAGATCAGACCAAAAATAAAGGTAGGAATGTATAAGATGAGCTGGAACAGCTGTACTGATGGATCAACGCCAGTGGAGTTTGTCATTATTATCAGAAAAACCTGGAtgggaaaaaaatacaacttCTTGTATAAGTTAAGCAAACAGTAAATATGTGACTAAATGATTATAACTATAATATATGTGAGTGGCACGGACATCTTCAACAGTGTTTTGCAGAGTACAcagttatgtcactaactgttcctcacaaTCTAATATCTACAATAGCCATAATCAAAGGATCCAAGCCTAATCAGGCTGGCGGGAACCAGCTAAACAGTTTCAGGGGGAGccaagccaattaaattatctgtgaTAGATAGTGGAGGCAGCAAGAGTTTATTTACAAATCCTGTCTCTTTTATTGTGTACTATATGTATTTTTCATAAATGATTAAGCTGCAGGTTAGCTTGGTAGAGAGTCTAAAATAAGAAGAAAGAGATCTGCAGGCTCATGTGCGATGTGAAACCGGTATCTTTTATTGAAAAACAAACAGACACAGGAACAAAGACATCCACAGAT
Proteins encoded in this region:
- the LOC137570505 gene encoding G-protein coupled receptor 55-like; the protein is MTNSTGVDPSVQLFQLILYIPTFIFGLIFNTLAMWMLFFRIKKWMEATVYMAALIVFDSLLLITLPFKIRAYYVGDGWKLGFGVCTFLESLYFVNVYGSLLTSVCICVDRYIAIQYPFYSKVLRSPMKATVVCVLVCIVVWGASIGFFIRLREAAATHCFYGFSSRTWSSKSLVIIIETAFLFSAALLIVCTTLTIRTLKKKARANLSNPTEMKAIKVLVANMVTFIVSFLPFHVSLLLYHLVKNNFISQDYANPLRIFIQVSLCLSNINCFLDGVCYYCILKEFVKSTNKSPE